One Hemibagrus wyckioides isolate EC202008001 linkage group LG09, SWU_Hwy_1.0, whole genome shotgun sequence DNA segment encodes these proteins:
- the plekhd1 gene encoding pleckstrin homology domain-containing family D member 1, whose protein sequence is MEQPDSSIPYISSKVQLHGVLWKRSSGRPSAKWARRFFIIKDSFLLYYAENEKRNFEANRYFNIHPKGVIPLGGCVVEPKEEQGMPYAIVINHEDFNGDVVVAAESESEQSQWLEMLEESGKVTWKNAQLGEAMIESLEAQGLQLAKEKQEYLDKLMEETEELSLQREQKAELERLNQVLEEEKQRFEDVLMDLRTEQEQIKRDLDGTVRSMKGVESEKEELNRLTTRLQKSLEELSKEKQRTLDMLRKKGMDRIGSGDQASAPDPKCPKPQEQLQGNLRNIEEHMMCLLCEKKQAEERLRENEQRAHVLQEEREFYSAQAKALQQSLSQLTADKQQAEAELKAEMESRAEIERRLKMAEEALKNLEQGLNCLERSRERDERMMGDVGHLRKFFEECICAAEIEAKLPAIMKNSVYLHKAAARRIKSCRIQRHASRQHWRKHSLSFAGPHGEASSLEDLKETTRCLTSDSCFRQHSKACKAISRQSTVQSED, encoded by the exons ATGGAGCAGCCGGACTCTAGCATCCCGTACATCAGCAGTAAAGTGCAGCTACATGGAGTGTTGTGGAAAAGATCCTCCGGAAGACCATCAGCCAAATGGGCTCGAAG gTTCTTCATTATCAAAGACAGCTTCCTGCTCTACTATGCCGAGAATGAGAAAAGAAACTTCGAAGCTAACAGATACTTCAACATTCATCCAAAG GGAGTTATCCCTCTAGGCGGATGTGTGGTCGAGCCAAAGGAGGAACAGGGCATGCCTTATGCCATAGTTATCAACCATGAGGATTTTAAT GGAGATGTAGTGGTAGCTGCAGAGTCCGAGTCTGAGCAGAGCCAGTGGCTGGAGATGCTGGAGGAGTCAGGAAAAGT CACCTGGAAGAACGCCCAGCTAGGCGAGGCTATGATTGAGAGTCTGGAGGCTCAGGGACTGCAGCTGGCCAAAGAGAAACAGGAGTACCTGG ATAAACTCATGGAGGAGACTGAAGAACTGAGCTTACAGAGAGAACAGAAGGCG GAACTGGAACGGTTGAATCAGGTGCTGGAGGAAGAGAAGCAGAGGTTTGAAGACGTCCTGATGGATCTGAGAACCGAGCAGGAGCAGATCAAGCG gGATTTGGATGGAACAGTTCGGTCAATGAAAGGAGTTGAGTCTGAGAAAGAAGAGCTGAACAGACTGACCACTCGACTACAGAAGTCTCTTGAG GAGCTGTCTAAGGAGAAGCAGCGTACACTGGATATGCTCAGAAAGAAAGGGATGGACAGGATTGGCTCTGGAGACCAGGCTTCTGCTCCTGACCCTAAATGCCCCAAACCACAGGAGCAGCTACAGGGCAACCTGAGAAACATCGAGGAGCACATGATGTGTCTACTCTGTGAAAAGAAACAGGCAGAAGAGAG GCTGAGAGAGAATGAGCAGCGAGCTCATGTGCtgcaggaggagagagagtttTACTCAGCTCAGGCTAAAGCACTTCAGCAGTCCCTCAGTCAGCTAACAGCTGATAAACAGCAGGCTGAAGCTGAGCTTAAG gctGAGATGGAGTCCAGGGCAGAGATAGAACGCAGGTTGAAGATGGCTGAGGAGGCCCTGAAGAacctggaacagggtttgaacTGTCTGGAGCGAAGCCGAGAAAGAGACGAGAGGATGATGGGAGATGTCGGCCACCTCCGCA AGTTCTTTGAGGAGTGTATCTGTGCTGCAGAGATTGAGGCCAAGCTGCCTGCCATCATGAAGAACTCTGTGTACCTGCATAAAGCTGCTGCTCGCCGAATTAAAAGCTGTCGCATCCAGAGACATGCTTCCAGGCAACACTGGC GGAAACACTCGCTGTCTTTTGCTGGTCCCCATGGTGAGGCGTCCAGCCTGGAGGACCTGAAAGAGACCACTCGGTGTCTGACTTCGGACAGCTGCTTTAGACAGCACAGCAAAGCCTGCAAGGCCATCAGCAGACAGAGCACAGTGCAGTCTGAGGACTGA
- the slc39a9 gene encoding zinc transporter ZIP9 isoform X2, translated as MDDFSSISLLSLAMLVGCYVAGTIPLAVNFSEEKLKLVTVLGAGLLCGTALAVIIPEGVHALYEEVLEGHHVHGQVEVSAPDQKAAESVVGQSHDHAHSHEELHAFIGFSLVLGFVFMLLVDQIGSSHIHSGDDPEAARAASSKITTTLGLVVHAAADGVALGAAASTSQTSVQLIVFVAIMLHKAPAAFGLVSFLMHAGLERNRIRKHLLIFALAAPVLAMITFLGLSQSSKEALSDVNATGVAMLFSAGTFLYVATVHVLPEVGGTGGHSHSASGGKGLSKVEVLALVIGCLIPLVLSVGHHH; from the exons ATGGACGACTTTAGCTCAATAAGCCTGCTTTCACTGGCGATGTTAGTGGGATGCTATGTGGCAGGAACAATTCCTCTGGCTGTCAACTTTTCAGAG GAAAAGCTGAAGCTGGTGACAGTGCTGGGAGCAGGTCTCTTATGTGGTACTGCCCTGGCTGTCATTATTCCTGAGGGAGTCCATGCACTGTATGAGGAGGTGCTGGAgg GACACCACGTTCACGGTCAGGTCGAGGTGTCCGCGCCGGATCAGAAGGCCGCCGAGTCGGTGGTAGGGCAGAGTCACGACCACGCACACAGCCACGAGGAGCTCCATGCCTTCATTGGGTTCTCTCTGGTGTTGGGATTTGTCTTCATGTTGTTGGTGGACCAGATTGGcagctcacacatacacagcggTGATG ATCCCGAGGCAGCGAGAGCAGCCAGCTCTAAAATCACCACCACACTTGGCTTGGTTGTCCATGCTGCAG CTGACGGAGTTGCACTTGGAGCAGCAGCTTCTACCTCTCAGACTAGCGTCCAGCTCATCGTATTTGTCGCCATCATGCTTCATAAG GCTCCCGCTGCCTTTGGCCTCGTCTCATTCCTAATGCACGCAGGTTTAGAGAGGAACCGGATCAGAAAACACCTGCTGATCTTTGCTTTGGCTGCTCCTGTTCTGGCTATGATCACCTTCCTAGGGCTCAGCCAG AGCAGTAAAGAGGCGCTGTCTGATGTCAACGCCACAGGAGTGGCCATGCTGTTCTCAGCCGGCACCTTCCTCTACGTCGCCACAGTGCATGTCCTACCAGAAGTGGGAGGCACAGGCGGACACAGCCACTCAGCCAGTGGAGGAAAAGGACTGAGCAAGGTGGAGGTGCTGGCACTCGTCATAGGCTGCCTCATCCCTCTGGTGCTCTCTGTCGGCCATCACCACTaa
- the slc39a9 gene encoding zinc transporter ZIP9 isoform X1, with amino-acid sequence MDDFSSISLLSLAMLVGCYVAGTIPLAVNFSEEKLKLVTVLGAGLLCGTALAVIIPEGVHALYEEVLEAGHHVHGQVEVSAPDQKAAESVVGQSHDHAHSHEELHAFIGFSLVLGFVFMLLVDQIGSSHIHSGDDPEAARAASSKITTTLGLVVHAAADGVALGAAASTSQTSVQLIVFVAIMLHKAPAAFGLVSFLMHAGLERNRIRKHLLIFALAAPVLAMITFLGLSQSSKEALSDVNATGVAMLFSAGTFLYVATVHVLPEVGGTGGHSHSASGGKGLSKVEVLALVIGCLIPLVLSVGHHH; translated from the exons ATGGACGACTTTAGCTCAATAAGCCTGCTTTCACTGGCGATGTTAGTGGGATGCTATGTGGCAGGAACAATTCCTCTGGCTGTCAACTTTTCAGAG GAAAAGCTGAAGCTGGTGACAGTGCTGGGAGCAGGTCTCTTATGTGGTACTGCCCTGGCTGTCATTATTCCTGAGGGAGTCCATGCACTGTATGAGGAGGTGCTGGAgg CAGGACACCACGTTCACGGTCAGGTCGAGGTGTCCGCGCCGGATCAGAAGGCCGCCGAGTCGGTGGTAGGGCAGAGTCACGACCACGCACACAGCCACGAGGAGCTCCATGCCTTCATTGGGTTCTCTCTGGTGTTGGGATTTGTCTTCATGTTGTTGGTGGACCAGATTGGcagctcacacatacacagcggTGATG ATCCCGAGGCAGCGAGAGCAGCCAGCTCTAAAATCACCACCACACTTGGCTTGGTTGTCCATGCTGCAG CTGACGGAGTTGCACTTGGAGCAGCAGCTTCTACCTCTCAGACTAGCGTCCAGCTCATCGTATTTGTCGCCATCATGCTTCATAAG GCTCCCGCTGCCTTTGGCCTCGTCTCATTCCTAATGCACGCAGGTTTAGAGAGGAACCGGATCAGAAAACACCTGCTGATCTTTGCTTTGGCTGCTCCTGTTCTGGCTATGATCACCTTCCTAGGGCTCAGCCAG AGCAGTAAAGAGGCGCTGTCTGATGTCAACGCCACAGGAGTGGCCATGCTGTTCTCAGCCGGCACCTTCCTCTACGTCGCCACAGTGCATGTCCTACCAGAAGTGGGAGGCACAGGCGGACACAGCCACTCAGCCAGTGGAGGAAAAGGACTGAGCAAGGTGGAGGTGCTGGCACTCGTCATAGGCTGCCTCATCCCTCTGGTGCTCTCTGTCGGCCATCACCACTaa